A DNA window from Salvelinus sp. IW2-2015 linkage group LG4q.1:29, ASM291031v2, whole genome shotgun sequence contains the following coding sequences:
- the LOC111961742 gene encoding anaphase-promoting complex subunit CDC26 codes for MLRRKPTRLELKLDDTEEFECVKKELEIRKKQRDEVDVVGVATFSNMVGASVGTGDGKTRDQMINERIGYKPHPKPNTLPSLFGNLQF; via the exons ATGCTGCGCAGAAAGCCCACACGTCTGGAATTGAAGTTGGATGACACTGAggagtttgagtgtgtcaagaaagaGCTTGAG ATTCGGAAAAAGCAGAGGGATGAAGTGGATGTTGTTGGTGTGGCTACGTTTAGTAACATGGTGGGGGCCAGCGTTGGAACAGGGGATGGGAAGACACGGGACCAGATGATCAACGAGAGAATAGGCTACAAGCCCCATCCTAAACCCAACACCTTGCCCTCACTCTTTGGAAACCTGCAGTTTTAG
- the LOC111961741 gene encoding high affinity copper uptake protein 1 encodes MDHTDHDHSKMAGSMAPPMVTGSHEDHLGGGGGGHMMKMTFYFGYTNVELLFASLVINTPGEMVAACFGCFLLAVLYEGLKIGREFLLRRNQVNVRYNSMPVPGADGTMVMETHKTVGQRMLSMAHLLQTVLHVIQVVVSYFLMLVFMTYNAYLCIAVAAGAGVGYFLFSWKKAVVVDITEHCH; translated from the exons ATGGACCACACTGACCATGACCACAGCAAAATGGCTGGCAGCATGGCTCCTCCCATGGTCACAGGCTCCCACGAGGATCATctagggggaggtggagggggccaTATGATG AAAATGACCTTCTACTTTGGCTACACAAACGTGGAGCTGCTGTTTGCCAGCCTTGTCATCAACACACCTGGAG AGATGGTGGCGGCCTGCTTTGGTTGTTTCCTGCTGGCTGTGCTCTACGAGGGGCTGAAGATTGGCAGGGAGTTCCTGCTGAGGAGGAACCAGGTCAACGTGCGTTACAACTCCATGCCTGTCCCCGGGGCAGACGGCACCATGGTCATGGAGACCCACAAGACTGTAGG CCAGCGGATGCTGAGTATGGCACACTTGCTGCAGACGGTGTTACACGTCATCCAGGTGGTGGTCAGCTATTTCCTCATGTTGGTCTTCATGACCTACAATGCTTATCTGTGTATCGCCGTTGCAGCCGGGGCAGGTGTCGGATACTTCTTATTCAGCTGGAAAAAGGCTGTGGTTGTTGATATCACCGAACACTGTCACTAA